The nucleotide window ACCCGGTCGATCGCCTCGTCGGCCAGGTCGTTCACGGCCACGGAGAACAGCAGGAACGCGGCGACCACGAGCGACACCCGCGGGTCGACGGCGCCGCCCGCCCCGATCGCCGCGTACAGCCCGAGCAGGATGACGACTGCCGGCCGGGCCATCACCACGAGCAGCCGCGCCCGGGCGATCACTTGTTGCTCCCGTACGAGTTGAACGCGATGACGCCCCAGATGAACACGCCGACGACGGCGATCCCGGCGAGCACGGTGATGACGGTGAACGTGAGGCCGACGGCATGCCAGAACGGCCGCCAGTCGGTGCGGCGAGGAGGTGCGCTCATGCGAGCGACGCTGCCAGCCGCTCCCTGGTCGGCGGATCGGCAGAACTACTCAGGTCTCAGGTTCTGTCGAGGACGAACGTGGAGACTCCGGCGACGTTGTCGACCTCGTACCGGTCCGGTGCCGTGGCGGTGCTCAGCACCGTCCCGCCCGCGAGCCCGGTCCGCCGGACCCCGTCCACGTCCGTACTGGCCGCCCCGCCCGTCACCCGGACCCCGGTCGCCACGCCCGCCGGAACGTGCACGGTGAACTCGGTCGCCCCGCCCACCATGGTCACCGGCACCGTACGGTCCGGCGTCGGCAGCGACAGATCGATCCGCGTCACCCCGGCGACGAAATCGACCCCGCTCAGCCGCGCCCCGCGCAGGTCGAGCCGCTGGTCCACGGACCCACCGGACATCCGCACCTGCCACCGCACCCGCGGATCGAGCAGCAGCGTGACCGCCGACGGCCCGGGCTCCCCGGTCTGCACGAGGCTCACGCTGACGATCCCGTCCGCGACGTCCAGCACCGGCGCGACCCCGGCGTGGTCCGGCGTCGTCGCCCGCAGCCGCTCCGTGCCCAGGTCCGCGGTCCGGACGGTCACGGTCCTCGCCCCACTGACCAGGTCGACGGTCCCGGCGTCCGCGCCCAGCGCCGTCCCGGCGACATGTGGCGACGAGGTCGGTGTCAGCAGCCCGAATCCCACCGGCGGCCCGTCGCCGCTGTCACACGCCGCGGCCACCAAGGCGACGGCGACCACCGCACCCCAGCGTGCTCGCACGGAAACGATCTACCCCGGCCGAACTCCACCCATGCTGCACTGGTCGTCCCGATTAGTGTGCGACGGAATGACCGAGTTCACGGACCCGCGCCTCGTCGATCTCTACGAGACCCTGAACGCGTACGACCCCGGCACCCAGCCGGCGTTCTACTCCGAGCTTGCTTCCTCTCTCGCCGCCCGCACGATCGTCGACATCGGCTGCGGCACCGGCCTCATCACCCGCGACCTGGCCCGCCAGGGATACGAGGTGACCGGCCTCGACCCGTCCGCACTCATGCTCGCGGCGGCCCGCACCCGCCCGTACGGCGACCAGGTCCACTGGATCTGCGGCCCGGTCACGGCTCTGCCCGCCCTGGGCGCGGACCTGGCCATCATGTCCGGCCACATCCCCCAGTTCTTCCGCACCGACGAGTCCTGGTCCGCCGCCCTCACCGCGATCGCCGCCGCCCTGCGCCCCGCCGGCTGGCTGGCCTTCGAAACCCGCAACCCCGAGGCCCGAGCCTGGGAAACCTGGTCCACCCGCCGAACCGCCACCCACGGCGTCACGTTCTGG belongs to Mycobacteriales bacterium and includes:
- a CDS encoding class I SAM-dependent methyltransferase; its protein translation is MTEFTDPRLVDLYETLNAYDPGTQPAFYSELASSLAARTIVDIGCGTGLITRDLARQGYEVTGLDPSALMLAAARTRPYGDQVHWICGPVTALPALGADLAIMSGHIPQFFRTDESWSAALTAIAAALRPAGWLAFETRNPEARAWETWSTRRTATHGVTFWTETTAVRGLTVDYTLHYLFDSGEEVVAPGTLRWRTLEELTDSLTTAGFTVRRLQGNWTGAPTTPELILTTQLDKAGPPGVASTERALDPEPV